The following are encoded together in the Drosophila sechellia strain sech25 chromosome 3R, ASM438219v1, whole genome shotgun sequence genome:
- the LOC6606236 gene encoding uncharacterized protein LOC6606236 has protein sequence MKDQIFIRSLLLAFCICGIEAITLPRLPENLQDFKCQEDDVGFKFNLTHLAGTWYEALRVPIVPGMECLNVSIPSTVNADNLTLDLSYVTILNNSWSHSRDAVSFPWNNSTQYGIFHPDASEVSYKLVTTEYVSIAVVCGYGTTSVIPIFKLFTRDREVSEEIFELINTHVEDIGYSSLI, from the exons ATGAAGGATCAAATATTTATCCGATCGCTTTTACTCGCATTTTGTATCTGCGGAATTGAAGCAATTACATTACCCAGGCTGCCGGAAAATTTGCAGGATTTTAAATGTCAGGAGGACGATGTTGGATTTAAGTTCAACTTAACACAT ttagCCGGCACCTGGTATGAGGCACTCCGAGTGCCCATTGTCCCGGGAATGGAGTGCCTGAATGTCTCGATTCCCTCGACAGTCAATGCTGATAATCTTACGCTGGATTTGAGCTACGTCACCATACTTAATAACAGTTGGTCCCACAGCAGGGATGCCGTGAGCTTTCCTTGGAACAACTCCACCCAATACGGCATCTTTCATCCCGATGCTAGTGAGGTGTCTTACAAGCTGGTGACCACCGAATACGTTTCCATAGCCGTTGTCTGTGGTTACGGGACCACCTCTGTGATACCCATCTTCAAGCTCTTCACTCGAGACCGCGAGGTCAGCGAGGAGATATTCGAGCTGATCAACACGCATGTCGAGGATATTGGTTATAGCTCCCTGATCTAG